CTCCCTCACCGCGACCTCGATCTCGCGCAGGCTCTCCTTGATCCGGAACGGGTTATACCCCGCGAGGCCCACGAAGCGGTCCGGATACCGCCGCGTGTACTGGGTCACCTCCTCGAGGGACGTGTCCATGTACATCCACTTGTTCCAGTACGACCACATCTTCGTCTGCGTGATGAACACGCGCTCGACGTTGGCCTCGTCCATCTTCCGGAGCATGGCTTCCATGCTCTCGAACGACGGCAGGCTGCCGATCGCGCGCTCCATCCGGCAGACCAGCTCGCCCTTCTTCGCGTCGGTCCACTTGGCGATGAACTCGGGCGTCGCCACGTAGTACATGAAGTCGATCGCTTTCACGTCCTGTGCCATGGTTCTCTCCTTCTCGTTCCTGTTCGCCCCCCCCCACCTCTATCCTCTCCCCCTCGGGGGAGAGGGCTGGGTGAGGGGGCCATCGTCGTCAACACATCGTGAGGCCGCCGCTCACGCTGACCGTCTGGCCGGTCACGAAATCCGCCCCGGGCGAGGCCAGGAAGACCACGGCGGCAGCGATGTCCTCGGGCGCCCCCACGCGCCCGAGCGGGATGGCGCGCGTGACTCCCTCGATCACCTTCTGGGCGCTCGGCGACTGGGCGCGGATCGACTGCAGGAGCGGCGTCTCGGTGAGCCCGGGGCAGACCACGTTGACCGTGATGCGGTGGCGCGCCAGCTCGCGCGCCAGGGTCTTCGAGAAGGCGATCACCGCTCCCTTGGTCCCCGCGTACACGGCCTCGCCGGTCGAGCCCACGCGGCCGGCGTCGGAGGCGATGTTGATGACCTTGCCCGAGCCGCGCCGCACCATGTGGGGGAGCGCGGCCTTGCAGGTATAGAGCACCGCCTTGAAGTTGATCGCGATGATCTTCTCCCAGGTCTCCTCGTCCGACTCCAGGAACAGCTCCAGCCTGTCCCAGCCCGCGTTGTTGACCAGGATGTCGAGCTGGCCGAACTGGACGAGGGCCTCCTCGATCGCTCGCTCAACGTCCTTTCGCCGGGTCAGGTCCACGGCGAGCGCCAGCCCTTTCACGCCGAGCGCCTCCACCTGGTCCTTCACGGCCCTGGCGTTCTCCGCCAGGATGTCCGCCACGGCGACCTGGCAGCCCTCGCGGCCCAGCGCGAGCGCAATGGCCTGTCCGATCCCCCGGCCTCCGCCGGTGACGAGTGCGGTCTTTCCCTCGAGCTTCACGGCTCCCTCCTCCTTCGCTGGTCGTCTGTGTGTGATCTCACCGGTGCTTCCACACCGGCGGGCGCTTCTCGACGAAGGCGCGGAGCCCCTCCGCCGCGTCCTCGCTTCGCATCAGCTCGTCATGGTAGAGCGCCTCGAGAGCGGCGAGCGCCGCCTCGAAGCTGCGCCCGCTGGCCTCGCGGACCGCGCGCTTGGCCAGCCTGAGGACCACCGCGCTCTTGTCGGTGAATCTGCCGAGCGCATCGGCCACAGCGGCCTCGAGCTGCTCAGGCGGGACCACGCGGTCCACGAGGCCGATCCGTTCGGCCTCCCGGGCGGAGACGACGTCCCCGGAGAGGAGGAGCTGGAGCGTGCGCGCCAGCCCTACGCGCGTCGGATAGTGGACGGCTGCGATGGGGGGGAACACCCCCACCCTGATCTCAGGCTGTCCCAGGGTGGCGGTTTCGCTGGCGATGACCAGATCGCAAAATGTCGCCAGCTCAGCCCCGCCCCCCAGGGCCGGCCCCTGGACCACCGCGAGCGTCGGGCAATCCAGGGACCGGATGTGACGAAAGATCTGGTGAAAGGCCTCTAGCATGGGCTTCACGCTGTCGCCCAGGTGGTCCTCGACCGCAACGCCAGCGGAGAAGGCCTTGCCCTCGGCGGCGAGGACGAGGGCCTTGGTCTCGGGTCGGCGCGAGCACTCCCGGAGGGCAGCGTTCAGTTCCTCCATCATCTCGATGGTCAGGATGTTGAGCGGCGGCCGCGCCAGCGTGATGCGGGCCACCGCACCGTCGAAGTGGGAGCGGATGAAGCGCTCGCTACCCATGGCTCACCTCCCCTGGCTCACGCCTGCTTCGCCGCGGAGCGCGGTCTGAGGATCGGCAGCGAAGGCGGCCAGCTCCGCGTGGGTCAGGGCCCCATCGCCGAAGAAGCGCTCGAAGCTGGCTTCCATGCGCTCCCCCAGGCCCGGGAATGCCCGCTCAAAGTCCTCGAGACGCTCGGCCCGGATCGTGACCGGAGCCCAGCCGAGGCGTCCGAGCCTCCCGTCGACGAACGCGTCCCAGAGGACGCGGTAGCGATCGCTGAGCAGTCGCTGACGCGCGGGCGCCAGCGCCGGCGCACGGAGCCGCGGCTCGTAGCCGAACGCCGGGTCGAGCATGTCAGCAACGTGGAGGAACTCGCGCCGGAGGAGCAAGCGCAGGCGCTCGGGGACCGTGAGCGTCTCCGGTCTGAGACGGAGGACCACCACGCGCTGCCGCGGCCCGGCGCCCCCGTCCTCGGGAGAAACGAACAGCTCGGCGCCCTCATCCCGCCCCGATCGCGCGCAGGCGACAAGACACCGGCCGATCTTCGCCGCGACGGACGGCTGCTCCTCGAGTGCCAGCTCGAGCTGCCGCCCGAGGCCGAGCCGCTCGAACCACGCGGCGTGCACCGCACGAAACCCGGCCTCCTGCTCTTCGGGGTCGTGGACTTCGTAGAGCCGGTCCCTTTCACGCCGGAGGTCGCCCTCCGCCGCGCGACCCCGCGCCGCCAAGAAGACCGCCTCCTCGACCAGGCGCGGCTCGTACTCGATCGCGATCTCGGCCATGCCTGCGCCCCTCACCGGCCGCCGGGGCAGTCGGACCGGAGCCGGATCTGGAGGAGGTCGCCCACCGAGCCGCACGCCATCGGGGCATCGGCGTGCTGAACCGAGCGGAGACGCAGGAACTCGGGCCCGGGCGCCACCCCCGCCTGGGCGCAATCGAGGGCCACAAAGTCAGCGCAGAGCGTCCCCAGGGCGCCGAAAAACCCTCCGGGGTCCTCGCGCGCGAGCCGCCGCCCGAAGGTGGGCGCCCACCGCCCGAGGTGGTCCCGGAGGAAGCGGCGGGCCGCCTGCCGCGTCGCGTCCAGCATCGGCCGATCGTCGCGCTCGAGGGCGTAGGCCTCCTTGCGAGCCAGGAAGAGCAGGAACTCGCACTCGCTGCTGATGTGATCGATCCTCTCATGAGCTGTCGCAGCCAGCTCAAGACCGAAGGCCCGGTAGAACGCGGCGAGGTCGCTCATCTCCTGCATCGGCTGGAAGAGCGAGTCCTCCCCGTACTCGGTCTCGTAGGGCGGGACGCCGCCGCGCGCCGTGGGGCCGAAGAGGCGCCCGAACGAACTCGCGAGCGCCTCGATGCCGTCGTGCCTGCCGAGGCGATGCACACGCGGGGCGAGCTCGGATCCCCGCGCTTCGTCGAGGCGCGCCGCCGCATCGGCCAATGCCCCGGCGCCCTCGGGCGAGGCGAGCCGCACCACGGTCTCGGCCGTCGGCGGTTGAAATCCGAGCGCCAGCGCCTCATAGAGCCCGCTCCTGCACAGCGCCATATCCACCGCCGAATGCGCCGGCTCGGCCGGATCGAGCGCCGGCTTTGCCGATTCGAGCGCGGGCTTTGCCCGCGCAAGCTCATGGGGGGAGGCATGGGAGGGGGGCGTAGCCCCCCTCCCACTGTCATATTGAGTTCGCATGTTTGCTCGGCCTCACGTGGACCGGCTCCTCGAACGTGGTCCTGAACAGCTCCTCACCGTCCTTCCCGTAGGCGATCACCGTGTCGTTGTAGAGCGTGACGCGCCTGCCGCGGACGGTCGCCTCGTAGACCTTCGGGCCCTCCACAAACTTGTACGCGTATACGATCTCCCGGGCCCGGTTGAAGAGCTGGAGGACGGCGAGGAGCTCACGGTCGGGGTTTTCGTAGCGCTCGATCGCCTGGTCCACGCCCGGTCCGAACATCTGGCGGAGGTAGGGACGCGGAACCCACCGGGGTGGGATGTAGTAGCCGTTCGGCGCGGTCCCGAACTGGGGATAGAGGGGGAGCGCCACCTTGGCCACGTGGACGAGATAGTAGAGCGGGTGGTAGCGGTCCTCCGCCCACGTCCCGTCGCGGTTCATCCTCACCAGGCCCTGCAGGCGGATCTGGCCGATGCAGGCCGCCATGCAGCGGGTCTGCCAGGCCCGCCCCCCCGACTCCGGGTCCTTTCCTTCGAGGCGCGGGTAGCAGGCGATGCATTTCTCGGAGATCCGGGTGTTCCCCCGGTACATGGACTTCTTGTACGGGCAGGCCTCCACGCACTTGCGGTACCCCCGGCACTCCTTCTGGTCGATCAGGACGACGCCGTCCTCAGGTCGCTTGTAGATCGCCTTGCGCGGGCAGGCGGCCAGGCACGCCGGGTAGGTGCAGTGGTTGCAGATGCGGGCCAGGTAGAAGAACCACGTCCGGTGCTCAGGAAGCCGCTCGCCGGTCTTGTGGAACTCCATGGGCACCCCGCGCGGTCCCACGGGGTTGTCCTCGTAGATGTTCGGTGAGTTCCACTCCTCGTCGGCCGGCAGGTAACCGAGGATCCGGGCGCTGTCGGGAGTGAGCATCCGCTCGGCCTCGAAGATCGTCTGGCCGCCGAACCGGCCGTAGGGCGCTTTCGGATCGCTCGAGAGCCTCTCCGACCAGCGCTGGCCATCCGGGTTCGCCGCCTCCAGCAGCTCCAGGATCTTCATGTCCCAGAACATCGGGTAACCGCCGTAGGGCTTGGTCTCGACGTTGGCCCACCACATGTGCTCCTGGCCCTTCGAGAAGGTCCAGGTGGACTTGCACGCCATGGTGCAGCTCTGGCAGGCGATGCACCGGTTGATGTTGAAGACGAAGGCGAACTGCCGCTCGGGATAGGCCGCCGCGTACGGGTACTTCATCGCACGGCCGAGCTGCCAGTTGTGGACCGAGGCCATACTCACGCTCCTTCCGGAGGAGGATCGTCGGCGCTCAGGCGGCCGAGGCCCCACGCGCGAACGGTCTCCCTGACGATCTCGCTCACGACCGGCTCGCCGAGGGCGCGGTAGACGTGGTGAAGGCCGGCATAGAAGGGGTTCCGGAAGAGCCGGAGGAGCCGCGCCTCGTCGAAGCCGAGGCGGGCGAATTCTTCGGCGAAGACATAGGCCATCTCCCGCACGGTCTCCGCCTCCGCGGGGAGGGCGACGCCGATCAGGACGTTGGGATCGGCGGGATCCGGATCACCCCACGGCATGGCTCGCTCTCGTCACGCAGGATCCGCGCCGCCCGCGTCGAGGCCGACCAGCCGCGCGGGGTTGGCCTTCAGCATCGGATCGATCTCGCGCGGGGTCAGCCCCAGGATCATGAGCAGCCGGATCATCAGACGGAGGGCTTCGAGCTGCGTCGGCTCCAGGAGCATCCCGACGTCGCTGGCGATGATGCACCGCTCGGGCCCGATCCGCCGGACGAGCTCGAGGGTGCGGGCGGGATCGACCACGGGCGCCTTGATCACGCTCGGGAGCGAGGGGTAGCAGAAGAGGCCGGCGTACACCCCGTTACCGACGAGCCCGGCGATCTGCTCCACCGTGAACGAGCTCAGCGGGTGATCGAGGACGGCCGCGGCCCCGAGGACGCCGATCCGCTCGACCACCGGCGCCAGGCCCTCGTAGTCGTCCATCCCGCCGTACTTCTTGCTGTGGCTGGGAGCCCCCAGGTTGATCCCGATGCCGTGGTCCCGCGCCAGCTCGAGGATCCGCTCCACCTCGGGCCGGACCTTGCCTCCCTCGACGAGCGTCTCCCCGTACACCGGGTTGAGCCAGATCATCCTGAACGCGGGGAAGCGGAGGGCCTGCTCCACCTGCTTCGGATCCACGGAGAACGTGATCGGTACCCCGCCGTACACCTCGATGCGCTGCGCGAGCGCGCCGCTCTCCACCAGATCGTCGATGTGGCGCTGGGTGGCGCAGGCCTCCCCGACCGTGGAGTAGTAGTGGTCCTTCCGCACCACCGCGCGCATTCCGGCCCGCGCGGCGTCGACCGCGACCTGGGTGAAGTCCTGGCTCCGAGGGATGAGGCTACAGGGGTCGGCGTGGACGTGGACATCGATCGCGCCCCTGAGGCACTCGTCCTCGGCGCCGGCCTGGAGCTGGCGCACAACCGGATACTGCTCGAGGAAGCGCGTGAGCCAGCCGCTTCCCGACAGCTCCCGGAGTCGAGCCTCGGAGATTAACTCCCTCTGGTCCCCCCGTGTCGCGCTCATCGTTGCCCCTCTTTCGCACTCAGGCAGGGGTCATTACCATCTTCTGGCCACACTCCCCGCGCAGGTGATGCCCCGATCCGCCCTCGGTCAGGATCCGGACCATCAGAGCCGGGTCGGTGATCCGGATTCCGCCCACCACCTCGACGCCGCGCGCGAACAGCGGCAACGGGAAGAGGCTGGCCGTCGGTCCCGCCACGGCAATGCGGCAAAATTTGCTCACCGCGTCGAGCAGCGCGTCCATCGTGTGGTTGACCAGCGCTGACCCCGTCAGGATGGCCACCTCCGCCCCGGCGAACACGTCGCGCGCCGCCTCGGGAGAGCGGTAGCGGCTCCGGTCCACGCCCCTCAAGGTCTCCGGGTTCTTCTCCACGACGCAGAAGTCGGCTTCAACCTGCCTGAGGCGGCGGATATACGGCTCGAAGGCGCCGACCAGAACCACCTTCGTCCCCGTCCCGATGGGCAGCGCATCCAGGGCATCCCGGCCGACGGTTACCAGATACCCGTCGGCGCCGGCCTTGTCTTCCAGGAGATGGGAGAGCGCATTCAGCGTGGCCACGCCGATGGCCCGCTTCAGGACATTCCGGTCGAGGGCGAAGGGGAGCAGGTCCCTCGCGAGCCGGCCGCGGATCGAGCCCGCCTCGGGCATCCGGGCCAGCGAGCGGGGACAGCAGACCGCTTCCGGGATTTCCCGGATTGGAGTCGCCGCCATGCCCGCGTGACCGGTCTCGAGGACGACGCCGGTGAAAAAGACCCCCACCGCGACGTCGGCGACGGTGAGCCAGTCGAGCTGCGTGCCGAGTTTCTCCTCGAGAGCCGCGACGGTCTCTTTCAGCAGAAGGCTCATCGCATCACCCCCAGGCGGGCTCACTCATGGGAAGGCTGGGCGGTAAGCGCTGCCACTCCCGATCCCGCCGTGCCGTTACGCCCTGGAGATCAGGCCCTACCAGCCGGCCGCCACCGATGGTGTGGCAGGAGACACACTTCTCTTGAAAGATGGCTTGCCCTTCCACGGGCGAGGGAGGTGGAGAGGCCGCATCGGCGAGACCAACCAAGCCGGCGAAGAGGGAACCTAACGCCAGCGGTGCAAAAACCCGCGCGGTGGCGAAGCGGGCTCGGAAAGCACGCACAGCTCCCATGGGCTCTATCTCCCCTCCTCAGCACCGCGCCTGGCCTCCCGGCTCACCCTCGCGCCAGACGCAAGCTCTGCGATCAGGCCGTCGCAGCGCTCGATGTTTCTGACGTGGACGGCCCGCATCTGGCGAAGGAATGCCTCACTCTCCTCATCCAGCTCCTTCTCTAGCGGGGCATCCAGGCGCTTTACCACCCAGCCTTGACCCCGGTTAAGCATCCGGAGGCGATCCGGGAGCGTGGGCTCCGCCATGACCTTCTCTGCGAAGTCGCCTTTCGTCTCCGACATTCTCCCGCGCTGCCGC
The window above is part of the Candidatus Rokuibacteriota bacterium genome. Proteins encoded here:
- a CDS encoding 4Fe-4S dicluster domain-containing protein, with protein sequence MASVHNWQLGRAMKYPYAAAYPERQFAFVFNINRCIACQSCTMACKSTWTFSKGQEHMWWANVETKPYGGYPMFWDMKILELLEAANPDGQRWSERLSSDPKAPYGRFGGQTIFEAERMLTPDSARILGYLPADEEWNSPNIYEDNPVGPRGVPMEFHKTGERLPEHRTWFFYLARICNHCTYPACLAACPRKAIYKRPEDGVVLIDQKECRGYRKCVEACPYKKSMYRGNTRISEKCIACYPRLEGKDPESGGRAWQTRCMAACIGQIRLQGLVRMNRDGTWAEDRYHPLYYLVHVAKVALPLYPQFGTAPNGYYIPPRWVPRPYLRQMFGPGVDQAIERYENPDRELLAVLQLFNRAREIVYAYKFVEGPKVYEATVRGRRVTLYNDTVIAYGKDGEELFRTTFEEPVHVRPSKHANSI
- a CDS encoding molecular chaperone TorD family protein; the encoded protein is MALCRSGLYEALALGFQPPTAETVVRLASPEGAGALADAAARLDEARGSELAPRVHRLGRHDGIEALASSFGRLFGPTARGGVPPYETEYGEDSLFQPMQEMSDLAAFYRAFGLELAATAHERIDHISSECEFLLFLARKEAYALERDDRPMLDATRQAARRFLRDHLGRWAPTFGRRLAREDPGGFFGALGTLCADFVALDCAQAGVAPGPEFLRLRSVQHADAPMACGSVGDLLQIRLRSDCPGGR
- a CDS encoding enoyl-CoA hydratase/isomerase family protein; protein product: MGSERFIRSHFDGAVARITLARPPLNILTIEMMEELNAALRECSRRPETKALVLAAEGKAFSAGVAVEDHLGDSVKPMLEAFHQIFRHIRSLDCPTLAVVQGPALGGGAELATFCDLVIASETATLGQPEIRVGVFPPIAAVHYPTRVGLARTLQLLLSGDVVSAREAERIGLVDRVVPPEQLEAAVADALGRFTDKSAVVLRLAKRAVREASGRSFEAALAALEALYHDELMRSEDAAEGLRAFVEKRPPVWKHR
- a CDS encoding cytochrome c codes for the protein MGAVRAFRARFATARVFAPLALGSLFAGLVGLADAASPPPSPVEGQAIFQEKCVSCHTIGGGRLVGPDLQGVTARRDREWQRLPPSLPMSEPAWG
- a CDS encoding glucose 1-dehydrogenase, which translates into the protein MKLEGKTALVTGGGRGIGQAIALALGREGCQVAVADILAENARAVKDQVEALGVKGLALAVDLTRRKDVERAIEEALVQFGQLDILVNNAGWDRLELFLESDEETWEKIIAINFKAVLYTCKAALPHMVRRGSGKVINIASDAGRVGSTGEAVYAGTKGAVIAFSKTLARELARHRITVNVVCPGLTETPLLQSIRAQSPSAQKVIEGVTRAIPLGRVGAPEDIAAAVVFLASPGADFVTGQTVSVSGGLTMC
- a CDS encoding DUF364 domain-containing protein, with protein sequence MSLLLKETVAALEEKLGTQLDWLTVADVAVGVFFTGVVLETGHAGMAATPIREIPEAVCCPRSLARMPEAGSIRGRLARDLLPFALDRNVLKRAIGVATLNALSHLLEDKAGADGYLVTVGRDALDALPIGTGTKVVLVGAFEPYIRRLRQVEADFCVVEKNPETLRGVDRSRYRSPEAARDVFAGAEVAILTGSALVNHTMDALLDAVSKFCRIAVAGPTASLFPLPLFARGVEVVGGIRITDPALMVRILTEGGSGHHLRGECGQKMVMTPA